A genomic window from Rhizobium sp. EC-SD404 includes:
- a CDS encoding molybdopterin oxidoreductase family protein: MNEASPITAGRVKSAIRIGHSACPHDCPSTCALEVELLDDRTIGRVRGDPANSYTAGVICAKVARYAERIHHPDRLLKPLRRIGAKGEGRWQEIGFDDALDIVAEKFLEAEARHGAESVWPYFYAGTMGLVQRDSINRLRHARNYSGQFDSICTNMAWTGWVMGTGRLVGPDPREMAVSDCVVIWGTNAVSTQVNVMTHAVRARKERGAKIVVIDVYDNPTMKQADVKLILKPGTDGALACAVMHVLFREGLADRAYLERHTDDPAGLERHLATRTPEWAAAITGLSVAEIEAFARLVGTTKRTFFRLGYGFTRSRNGAVNMHAALSIPSVTGAWQYEGGGAFHSNSDIFGLDKAEIMGLDFKDHGIRALDQSQIGRVLTGDAEALRNGPPVTAMIVQNTNPVNVAPEQRLVKAGFARDDLFVAVHEQFMTETAEMADIVLPATMFLEHDDIYRGGGQQHILLGPKLVDAPEGPRTNLEVIYGLAERLGVADQVQTGLDARTLIDNMLKKGGKIGFDALKDEKWIDCQPGFATSHYLDGFHWPDRKFRFKPDWTGTAAPNRPPATVGSLGPHERLPEFPDHVDLIEVADAAHPFRLATSPARSFLNSTFAETKGSTTREGRPSVLVHPDDAADLGVGDDDVVRLGNERGAIRLHARIDAGLKRGVLVAEGIWPNKAHLDGEGINVLTGADPVAPYGGAAFHDNHVWMEKA, encoded by the coding sequence ATGAACGAAGCGAGCCCCATCACTGCCGGCCGGGTCAAGTCCGCGATCCGCATCGGCCATTCCGCCTGTCCGCACGACTGCCCGTCCACCTGTGCGCTCGAAGTCGAGCTTCTCGACGACCGCACCATTGGGCGCGTGCGCGGCGATCCGGCCAATTCCTATACGGCCGGCGTCATCTGCGCCAAGGTCGCGCGCTACGCCGAGCGCATCCATCACCCGGATCGCCTGTTGAAGCCGCTCCGTCGGATCGGCGCGAAAGGCGAGGGCCGCTGGCAGGAGATCGGCTTCGACGACGCGCTCGACATCGTTGCCGAGAAATTCCTGGAAGCGGAAGCCCGTCACGGTGCCGAATCCGTCTGGCCGTATTTCTACGCGGGCACGATGGGCCTCGTTCAGCGCGATTCCATCAATCGGTTGCGCCACGCGCGCAATTATTCCGGCCAGTTCGACTCGATCTGCACCAACATGGCCTGGACCGGCTGGGTCATGGGAACCGGCCGGCTCGTCGGTCCCGACCCGCGCGAGATGGCCGTGTCCGACTGTGTCGTGATCTGGGGAACGAACGCGGTCTCCACGCAGGTCAACGTGATGACGCACGCAGTGCGCGCCCGCAAGGAGCGCGGCGCCAAGATCGTCGTCATCGACGTCTACGACAACCCGACGATGAAGCAGGCGGACGTCAAGCTGATCCTGAAGCCTGGCACGGATGGAGCACTCGCCTGTGCGGTCATGCATGTGCTCTTCCGCGAAGGCCTCGCCGATCGTGCCTATCTGGAGCGCCACACCGACGACCCGGCCGGCCTCGAACGGCACCTCGCCACCCGCACGCCCGAATGGGCGGCAGCGATCACGGGGCTCTCCGTCGCCGAGATCGAGGCGTTCGCGCGGCTCGTCGGCACGACCAAGCGCACCTTCTTCCGGTTGGGCTACGGTTTCACCCGTTCGCGCAACGGCGCGGTGAACATGCACGCGGCCCTCTCGATCCCCTCTGTCACCGGCGCCTGGCAATATGAGGGGGGCGGTGCCTTCCACTCCAACAGCGACATCTTCGGCCTCGACAAGGCGGAGATCATGGGCCTGGATTTCAAGGATCATGGAATAAGGGCGCTCGACCAATCGCAGATCGGCCGCGTTCTGACGGGCGACGCCGAGGCGCTGCGCAACGGTCCGCCGGTGACGGCGATGATCGTGCAGAACACCAATCCGGTGAACGTCGCGCCCGAGCAGCGCCTCGTCAAAGCCGGATTCGCGCGTGACGATCTCTTCGTCGCCGTCCACGAGCAGTTCATGACCGAGACCGCGGAGATGGCCGACATCGTCCTGCCGGCGACCATGTTCCTCGAGCATGACGACATCTACCGCGGTGGTGGCCAGCAGCACATCCTGCTCGGACCGAAGCTTGTCGATGCCCCGGAAGGACCGCGCACCAATCTCGAAGTGATCTACGGTCTTGCTGAGCGGTTGGGCGTTGCCGACCAGGTGCAGACTGGACTCGATGCTCGAACGCTCATCGACAACATGCTGAAAAAAGGCGGAAAGATCGGCTTCGACGCGCTCAAGGACGAGAAGTGGATCGACTGCCAGCCGGGCTTCGCGACCTCGCATTATCTCGATGGCTTCCACTGGCCGGACCGCAAGTTCCGGTTCAAGCCGGACTGGACCGGCACTGCCGCGCCGAACCGGCCGCCCGCGACCGTCGGCTCGCTCGGGCCGCATGAACGTCTGCCGGAATTTCCAGACCATGTCGACCTGATCGAGGTGGCCGATGCCGCGCATCCATTCCGCCTCGCCACGTCACCGGCGCGCTCGTTCCTGAATTCGACATTTGCCGAAACGAAGGGATCGACAACGCGCGAAGGCCGGCCCTCGGTTCTCGTCCATCCGGACGACGCGGCGGATTTAGGCGTCGGGGACGACGACGTCGTGCGTCTCGGCAATGAGCGCGGTGCGATCCGCCTGCACGCCCGCATCGATGCCGGCCTGAAGCGCGGCGTGCTCGTGGCGGAAGGAATCTGGCCGAACAAGGCGCATCTCGACGGCGAGGGCATCAACGTGTTGACGGGTGCAGATCCGGTCGCTCCTTACGGCGGCGCCGCCTTCCACGACAATCACGTCTGGATGGAAAAGGCCTGA